In Zea mays cultivar B73 chromosome 7, Zm-B73-REFERENCE-NAM-5.0, whole genome shotgun sequence, the following proteins share a genomic window:
- the LOC100191359 gene encoding manganese-dependent ADP-ribose/CDP-alcohol diphosphatase isoform X1 → MSPAAGPPPPAPPARFAQPVRVYQRRLPPSGFAPPPPSPPVTSPPAAPPVAQSSPGTPTPPPRPPAARVETPAYHPPLLHRNSRHVHPMVTWHAAGTLPPRVLAATPGDSQVSPVPSSVRTALLDPHWRRAMEEEYAALVANQTWDLVPCPPGANVVTGKWIWTHKRRADGTLERYKARWVLRGFTQRPGVDYDETFSPVVKPATVRTVLSLALARSWPVHQLDVKNAFLHDTLPETVYCCQPAGFVDSSRPDMVCRLNRSLYGLKQAPRAWHSRLATFLVTLGFVEAKSDTSLFDHHHGAETAYLLLYVDDIVLTASSLSLLRRLIDALQREFLVKDLGVLHHFLGVTAEPRPSGLLHQRQYTLDILERAKMIDCKPCSTPVDTQAKLSEAEGDPVEDPTGYRSLAGALQYLTFTRPDISYAVQQVCLHMHDPREPHLAALKRLLRYLRGTIDYGLLLHRSTASELVVYTDADWAGCPDTRRSTSG, encoded by the coding sequence ATGTCGCCGGCCGCGGGACCGCCGCCGCCGGCCCCTCCGGCACGCTTCGCCCAGCCGGTGCGCGTCTACCAGCGCCGGCTACCGCCGTCGGGGTTCGCACCGCCGCCGCCGTCCCCACCGGTAACCTCTCCTCCGGCGGCGCCGCCGGTGGCCCAGTCCTCGCCAGGGACACCTACACCTCCGCCGCGGCCACCCGCGGCACGTGTCGAGACGCCGGCGTACCACCCGCCGCTCCTTCACCGCAACTCacggcacgtccacccgatggtgacgtgGCACGCGGCTGGTACCCTGCCGCCTCGGGTCCTGGCGGCCACGCCCGGGGACTCGCAGGTTTCTCCGGTACCCTCCTCCGTCCGCACCGCCCTGCTGGACCCCCACTGGCGTCGGgcgatggaggaggagtacgcggcacTCGTCGCCAACCAGACGTGGGATCTGGTTCCCTGTCCGCCCGGCGCCAACGTCGTCACCGGCAAGTGGATCTGGACGCACAAGCGGCGGGCCGATGGTACCCTAGAGCGGTACAAGGCTCGCTGGGTTCTTCGGGGCTTCACTCAGCGCCCCGGAGTCGACTACGATGAGACCTTCAGCCCGGTTGTGAAGCCGGCCACCGTCCGCACGGTACTCTCATTGGCCCTTGCTCGCTCCTGGCCAGTCcaccagctcgacgtcaagaacgcCTTCCTGCACGACACCCTCCCCGAGACCGTCTACTGCTGTCAGCCGGCGGGGTTCGTGGACTCCTCTCGCCCTGACATGGTCTGCCGGCTCAACAGGTCCCTCTACGGTCTCAAGCAGGCCCCCCGGGCGTGGCACTCCAGACTGGCTACGTTCTTGGTGACACTGGGCTTCGTGGAGGCTAAGTCAGACACGTCTCTGTTCGACCACCATCATGGAGCAGAGACTGCCTACTTGCTTCTCTACGTGGATGACATCGTCCTCACCGCCTCCAGTCTGTCACTTCTTCGCCGCCTCATCGACGCGCTTCAGCGGGAGTTTCTGGTCAAGGATCTGGGTGTGCTTCACCATTTCCTGGGGGTCACTGCTGAGCCTCGCCCCTCAGGACTCCTTCACCAGCGACAGTACACTCTTGACATTCTGGAGCGCGCCAAGATgattgactgcaagccctgctccaccccAGTCGACacgcaggcgaagctctctgaggccgAGGGTGACCCAGTCGAGGACCCCACTGGGTACAGGAGTCTTGCCGGTGCCCTTCAGTACCTCACCTTTACCAGGCCGGACATCTCCTACGCTGTGCAGCAGGTCTGTCTCCATATGCACGACCCCCGGGAGCCCCACCTCGCGGCTCTTAAGCGCCTCCTCCGCTACCTCCGGGGCACCATCGACTACGGGCTTCTGCTTCACCGGTCCACCGCCTCCGAGCTGGTCgtgtacaccgacgctgactgggccggGTGCCCGGACACTCGGCGCTCCACCTCCGGCTAA